The Gymnogyps californianus isolate 813 chromosome Z, ASM1813914v2, whole genome shotgun sequence genome has a window encoding:
- the KIF27 gene encoding kinesin-like protein KIF27, which yields MEEIPVKVAVRIRPLLSKEVLHNHQVCVRLVPNTQQIIIGKDRVFTFDFVFGKHSTQEEVYTVCIKPLLVSLTEGYNATVFAYGQTGSGKTYTIGGGHIASVAEDEKGIIPRAIQELFQHISENRNINFHVKVSYIEVYKEELRDLLELETSVKELHIREDEKGNTVIVGAKEFQVECADEVISLLESGNAARHTGTTQMNEHSSRSHAIFTISICQKQSAESQKNTDAAQDSSWKSVQMIASKFHFVDLAGSERVTKTGNTGERFKESIQINSGLLALGNVISALGDPKRKSVHIPYRDAKITRILKDSLGGNAKTVMITCISPSSSDFDESLNSLKYANRAKNIRNKPVVNYNPDQDRIDEMELEIRLLREALQNQQVSNQCSHNLNQERTRISSLEEQLTRLQVQCVSYRNCVDEAFPFLVDLNDDVSLRRSQRDRLQSWITMVQEVRKEALTMQESDTGMGTSQEPHHITILQLKRELKKCQQALVMDEEVFSQKDHELQILQNQIKTLLQENEEQLESLKEAQETHRLQNEKMVEQQMLIDQLKEKLEKFTDVKTLDLSSACGDGPAVVASARRPYSVPLTKSLLHSLHPPSGTETRKVYTSPPAFSLARVMAEFRARSQMILSNIEDQDKVLHCHLSDQSDEEEENTGSKKKTSFKHSINRTWTRKQASLCFLPDLSDMKRQVDKSGLSNNDVKIDSLQKSHVFNMQKLKNSELRLTEAKQKMRELALNIKMKEELIKELVRTGKDAQSVSRQYSLKITELEQESEQAKMELAETQKWLQELESKELRDIPEKAKLQKEFRKKMDAAKLKVQALQKKQQDTKNLALLSNQSERQATELEQNVAQMKHQQTQLQKRLCEESEKKKQLEAEIQRDQQQIKELQLKMEQQQKILKLKDKEIAEFKKKKNNSVGTSQKLQKLEEQKKWLDEEMERILQQHQQLAELEEDLKKREAIVAKKEALLQEKSHLAIKKLRSSQALNKDSMKLSTRLSMLDQELCDKGMQLQGSTTEDKTHILEKIQVLQAERDQLLRRRNSVDEKLKDGKVLSTEEEHVLFQVEEGIEALEAAIDYKNESIQNRQHLLRSSSQILSQSENNVIGKLVSLSAAELRAIIFKYFNKIVGLRESEHKLQLQIEEQEIKVIDQENIIRELESALEHVKLQCDRQLTLQHKEHEKKLQLILHHFKEQDSEGIAETLKGYEVKVQQLEKDLFFYKKTSRELKKKLKGLFGESSHQLLASTKYNSAGDKASSQDEAEIASEELRLTLNPETNSRPGKIQETDRTSIFRAQQNSYKLRDDVSEFGCNKECLSSTSDDKTGTDEAQPSKSHPQLPSVIQRRETVTQFQGVTPVKLSRRELRHIPPSELSLRRSSLGGGVSFIAPDSIEMDKKSSVTKT from the exons ATGGAGGAGATCCCAGTTAAAGTTGCAGTTCGAATCAGACCTCTGCTTTCCAAAGAAGTACTTCATAACCACCAAGTGTGTGTGAGATTAGTCCCAAACACACAACAAATTATCATTGGGAAGGACCGTGTCTTTACTTTCGATTTTGTATTTGGCAAACACTCAACCCAAGAAGAAGTTTATACTGTTTGCATTAAGCCTCTTCTAGTGTCTTTGACTGAGGGATACAATGCTACAGTGTTTGCATATGGACAGACAGGTTCTGGGAAGACTTACACCATCGGAGGTGGCCACATTG CATCAgttgcagaagatgaaaagggCATAATCCCACGGGCTATTCAGGaattatttcagcatatttCTGAAAACCGTAACATTAACTTCCATGTGAAAGTATCTTATATAGAGGTTTACAAGGAAGAACTTCGAGATTTATTAGAGTTGGAGACCTCTGTGAAAGAATTACATATCCGAGAAGATGAAAAGGGAAATACAG TGATTGTCGGTGCTAAGGAATTCCAAGTAGAATGTGCAGATGAAGTGATAAGCCTGTTGGAAAGTGGCAATGCAGCTCGTCACACAGGCACAACACAAATGAATGAGCACTCTAGTCGATCTCACGCCATTTTTACCATCAGTATTTGTCAGAAACAGTCTGCAGAGTCTCAAAAAAATACTGATGCTGCACAGGATTCATCTTGGAAATCAGTCCAGATGATTGCTTCGAAGTTTCATTTTGTCGATTTGGCAGGCTCAGAGAGGGTGACAAAGACTGGAAATACTGGTGAACGCTTCAAAGAATCAATTCAGATCAATAGTGGTCTGTTGGCCTTGGGAAATGTCATCAGTGCCCTTGGAGAcccaaaaaggaaaagtgtaCATATTCCATATAGGGATGCTAAAATCACTCGTATTCTGAAAGACTCCCTTGGAGGAAATGCCAAGACTGTCATGATAACGTGTATAAGTCCATCCTCATCAGACTTTGATGAATCTTTAAATTCCCTCAAATATGCCAACAGAGCcaaaaacattagaaataaaCCAGTTGTAAATTACAACCCTGATCAAGACCGGATTGATGAAATGGAACTTGAAATCAGATTGCTTCGAGAAGCTTTGCAGAACCAGCAAGTCAGTAATCAGTGTTCACACAACTTAAATCAAGAAAGAACTCGTATCAGTTCACTTGAGGAGCAGCTCACCCGGCTTCAGGTTCAATGTGTCAGTTATAGAAATTGTGTAGATGAAGCCTTCCCATTTCTGGTTGATTTGAATGATGATGTTAGCTTAAGAAGAAGTCAGCGGGACAGGTTGCAGAGCTGGATCACTATGGTACAGGAAGTAAGGAAGGAAGCTCTCACCATGCAGGAAAGTGACACAGGGATGGGGACCAGCCAAGAGCCACATCACATCACAATTCTTCAGCTAAAGAGGGAACTAAAGAAATGCCAG CAGGCTTTAGTTATGGATGAAGAAGTATTTAGCCAGAAGGATCATGAACTGCAGATACTGCAGAATCAGATAAAGACATTactacaggaaaatgaagaacaacTGGAATCTTTAAAGGAGGCTCAAGAAACACATAGATTACAG aATGAGAAAATGGTGGAACAGCAAATGCTTATTGatcagctaaaagaaaaattagagaaGTTTACAGATGTGAAAACTTTGGACTTGTCAAGTGCTTGTGGAGATGGACCAGCTGTTGTGGCATCTGCAAGGAGGCCATACAGTGTCCCACTCACAAAGAGTCTGCTACACTCCCTTCACCCACCTTCAGGGACAGAGACCCGAAAG GTGTATACCAGCCCCCCTGCCTTCTCCCTGGCCCGGGTAATGGCAGAATTCCGTGCTCGCAGCCAGATGATACTGAGTAACATAGAAGATCAGGATAAAGTCCTTCACTGCCACCTCTCTGATCAGAGcgatgaagaggaagaaaatacaggcagcaaaaagaaaacttcatttaa GCATTCCATAAACCGAACATGGACACGAAAACAGgcttctctgtgctttcttcctGATCTAAGTGACATGAAGCGTCAAGTAGACAAGTCTGGTTTATCCAACAA TGATGTCA AGATTGACAGCCTCCAGAAAAGTCATGTTTTTAACATGCAGAAGTTAAAGAATTCAGAGTTGAGACTCACTGAGGCCAAGCAAAAAATGAGAGAACTTGCACTTAATatcaaaatgaaagaggaaCTTATTAAGGAATTAGTAAGAACAG GTAAGGATGCTCAGTCTGTAAGCAGGCAATATTCTTTGAAGATAACTGAACTGGAGCAAGAATCTGAGCAGGCCAAAATGGAACTGGCTGAAACACAAAAGTGGCTTCAGGAGCTGGAGAGTAAGGAGCTGAGAGACATTCCTGAGAAAGCCAAGTTACAAAAAGAGTTCCGGAAGAAGATGGATGCAGCTAAGTTGAAAGTGCAG GCCTtgcagaagaagcagcaagacACTAAGAATCTGGCTTTGTTATCTAACCAAAGTGAGAGACAAGCAACAGAACTTGAGCAGAATGTGGCTCAGATGAAGCATCAGCAGACCCAGCTACAGAAGAGACTGTGTGAGGAGAGcgaaaaaaagaagcaactaGAAGCAGAGATTCAGCGGGACCAGCAACAAATTAAA gAACTTCAACTAAAGATGGAGCAACAACAGAAGATCCTTAAACTTAAGGATAAAGAGattgctgaatttaaaaagaagaaaaataactcagtGGGAACTTCACAGAAGCTACAG AAAttagaagagcaaaagaaatggctggatgaagaaatggaaagaattcTCCAACAGCACCAACAGTTAGCAGAACTAGaagaagatttaaagaaaagagaagccaTTGTAGCCAAAAAAGAAGCattattgcaagaaaaaagcCACCTGGCAATCAAGAAACTGAGATCTAGCCAg gCTTTAAACAAAGATAGTATGAAATTGTCTACTCGCTTAAGTATGCTGGATCAGGAACTTTGTGATAAAGGTATGCAGCTTCAGGGCAGCACCACTGAAGATAAGAcacacattttggaaaaaattcaGGTTCTCCAGGCGGAAAGGGATCAGCtgctcagaagaagaaatagtgtggatgagaaactgaaagatGGTAAAGTGTTGTCAACTGAA GAAGAACATGTCCTTTTCCAGGTGGAAGAAGGAATTGAAGCCCTGGAGGCTGCTATTGATTACAAGAATGAAAGTATCCAGAATCGCCAGCACTTGCTTAGGTCATCTTCTCAGATTCTTTCACAGAGCGAGAATAATGTAATAGGAAAACTAGTTTCCCTGTCTGCTGCTGAGCTCAGAGCTATcatcttcaaatatttcaacaaG ATTGTTGGCCTACGTGAGTCTGAACATAAATTACAACTGCAGATTGAAGAACAGGAAATTAAGGTCATAGACCAGGAAAACATAATACGTGAATTAGAATCTGCACTTGAACACGTCAAGTTGCAGTGTGACAGGCAGCTGACCCTACAACACaaagaacatgagaaaaaacTACAGTTAATACTGCATCATTTCAAAG AACAAGATAGTGAAGGTATTGCAGAAACCTTGAAAGGGTATGAAGTAAAAGTCCAGCAACTGgaaaaagacttatttttctataagaaaaccagcagagagctgaagaagaaattgaAGGGCCTCTTTGGAGAGTCATCCCATCAACTATTGGCATCCACTAAAT ataACAGTGCTGGTGACAAGGCATCCAGTCAAGATGAAGCAGAAATTGCTTCTGAAGAACTCAGGTTGACACTTAACCCTGAAACAAACAGTCGACCAGggaaaatacaagaaacagacagaacaagtattttcagagcacagcagaaTTCATACAAGCTTAGAGATGATGTTTCAGAATTTGGGTGCAACAAAGAATGTTTGTCAAGCACTAGTGATGACAAAACAGGAACAGATGAAGCTCAGCCTTCAAAATCTCATCCTCAGCTACCTTCTGTCATCCAGAGAAGAGAGACCGTAACACAGTTTCAAGGAGTAACTCCAGTAAAACTATCTCGCCGAGAGCTACGTCATATTCCTCCCTCTGAATTATCTTTGAGACGGTCAAGCCTTGGAGGTGGTGTCAGTTTTATTGCTCCAGATTCCATCGAAATGGACAAAAAGTCTAGTGTCACTAAGACATAG